Below is a genomic region from Salvelinus sp. IW2-2015 linkage group LG18, ASM291031v2, whole genome shotgun sequence.
tgaaagaaataaaagctgaaataaatcattctctctactattattctgacatttcacattcttaaaataaagtggtgatcctaactgacctaagacagggaatttttactaggattaaatgtaaggaattgtgaaaaacggagttgaaatgtatttggctaaggtgtatgtaatcttccgactttcCGACGTCATCTGTAATTGTATAATTCAACTGCTCTGAACTGATCACATTCCCTCATGCATGTTTCTTCTTTCTTTGTGGTGTCATCCCCCAGAGATCCCTGGCCTGCTGTCCACCATGTGGCAGACCTTGGGCCAAGCCAACCAGCCCCCCCACCCTGCAGTGTCCCCACAGGCGGTCTCTACGGCAACAGGGAGGGGCGAGAgctacacgtacacacaccaccactccgTGTCAGGACACTTTGGCCAAGGGTTCAGTTCTCCACTCCATCATCAGCCCATGTCCAACCGCTCAGCTATGACTCAGGACAACATGAATGAAAGCATGTCCAACTTTGGACCCGAGATGGCCATCAGTGAGCACAGTGTGGACGGAGACTTGGAGCTGAGTGACATCACAGAGAACGACGACCCCCACAGCTCTCTGTGTGGCTCAGCATCCAACCTACCTGTGATGAGGACATGCTCAGAGACACACTGTGTTAATGGGACTGGCCATGTAAGGAAAAATGCTGTTAATTCCAGATAAAGACAGATTGGTAACGTAGCCGCATATCTGTCCTCCTCCAATGGTTATGAAGgtctaaatgtgtttttaattctgatcacatttgctctctctccctattgGTTGTGCAGGTAAACCAGGTGGAGGTATACCCGGGTTCCGGTGTCTTCTGTGAAATGCGGTCCTGGCATGCAGCCAATCAGACGCAGTCTCCCACGGCGATGGCGCGCACCCTGTTGCTGGGCGTGTT
It encodes:
- the LOC111978535 gene encoding uncharacterized protein, with the protein product MQEMPESQPSKCEVERNHECMILQQRIETASIGNNRTMKMEMDVFNPSHTTELQFLRSRVRELEKEKAEMAAENQRLHSMLVKEIPGLLSTMWQTLGQANQPPHPAVSPQAVSTATGRGESYTYTHHHSVSGHFGQGFSSPLHHQPMSNRSAMTQDNMNESMSNFGPEMAISEHSVDGDLELSDITENDDPHSSLCGSASNLPVMRTCSETHCVNGTGHVNQVEVYPGSGVFCEMRSWHAANQTQSPTAMARTLLLGVFDMDTLLNSNLRGGRSRRPTFPNHRTALDPHKLNAIYNATLARFPLARKGQIGTGINSKLSEIRFRSRRANRDPSYL